In Eleginops maclovinus isolate JMC-PN-2008 ecotype Puerto Natales chromosome 19, JC_Emac_rtc_rv5, whole genome shotgun sequence, the sequence AGCTGCTAAGAGGAAAGATGGAGTTGACCGGCCGTTTCCAAACAAGCCTGTTAGCCACAGAAGACCTATCAACCCAGGGAAACAAGACTCACTTGATCTGGAGGACTTTGAAAAAAGAACTATGACAGAACAACCAAGAGGCCCttcttttccccaaaaataccATTCAGATGGCATCGGAAAAAACACTGGATCCCAGCAAACAAGGAAAGACTTGCTCATACAGACCAGTGGAGAACTGCAAATGGCCAGAGCAATTCATGCAAAAGAGCTAATGCTGCAGGAGAAGCTGTGGAGCGTTGAGGAAAAAATAAGACAGAAATACCAGAGATACGCTGCTGAACATGAGGACCCAAAGAGTAGGGAACAGAGGAACAACAGGGGACAAGCAGAGAGGGTAAAAGCTCAGACACAGTGTGAGCATTTTGACCAGCATAGGAGAGAACCAGTGGGAAGAGACATGATGATGCAAGAGAAAAGACAGGACAATGTTAAACAACTCAGGAGTATGCAATATCAGAGAAATGATGACAGATTACGTATAACACTTGAAGAAGAAAGGGCAAGAAGGGAAAAAGAAGTTGCACAGTCACAAAGAAAAAGTCATAAAGGAACTCATCAGATCAAAGTTCATGAGCAGGAAGTGAGTGGAGAGTTCAACAAGTCAACTAAGGGAAATGTGAAGGAGCATACCATAAGCaaaagaggggaggaaaaagcTAATGCCATTTGGGGAAAGACAGGTGTCAAGGATGGAACAGTAAAAacgaaagaaaaagaagaaaataaaactttcAAAGCCGATAAAGGTTGGACAAGAGAAAAGAAATGTAGGGAGAT encodes:
- the LOC134881116 gene encoding golgin subfamily A member 6-like protein 24, whose amino-acid sequence is MEGQRKGIVYQAQHGVAAKRKDGVDRPFPNKPVSHRRPINPGKQDSLDLEDFEKRTMTEQPRGPSFPQKYHSDGIGKNTGSQQTRKDLLIQTSGELQMARAIHAKELMLQEKLWSVEEKIRQKYQRYAAEHEDPKSREQRNNRGQAERVKAQTQCEHFDQHRREPVGRDMMMQEKRQDNVKQLRSMQYQRNDDRLRITLEEERARREKEVAQSQRKSHKGTHQIKVHEQEVSGEFNKSTKGNVKEHTISKRGEEKANAIWGKTGVKDGTVKTKEKEENKTFKADKGWTREKKCREMYVSEDERDMPQMSRQISYHKAATGNLRGAERKLSEGQLLPSVSHASYSSRPEQGELRQEESTDTSLQTFPCSVCNRMFAGERLQKHLQICNKLKQSKRPVFNSYVNRTKGSATEEFWKTHRKSPEVLKKKTSRQNHKTNISNLHEGRLPAGTSQPKWSK